ATCTGTAAAAACCCTAAAGAATTCTTCTTCACACCTCCTACGCCGTGGCTACGGCTCGGAAGCCGTTCCCGAACGGAAGGTCGCCGTTCTCGGTGCTGCCGGAGGGATCGGTCAGCCACTTGCTCTTCTCATGAAACTTAATCCCCTCGTCTCAAATCTCGCTCTCTATGATATTGCTAATACTCCTGGAGTCGCCGCCGATGTTAGCCACATCAACACCAGATCTGAGGTTTATATCGATTATTTCTTTAGTATTGTTATTTTCTTTGCCTTTCGTTTCCTTATTTCCTTATTTGTTGCTCTTCTCCATTGCTTAAGGTGTTTGATTAGTTTAGTTCGTATTCGGGTTTGCCTATTGCTAGTCGCTTCATTTATATACTTCTGGGTGTCTTTTTAGGGCTGAATCTATCAATTCTGGTTATTCATCAGCATGTGTTTGATTATTTTTGTTATAGTTTTCATCCCCTGCTTGTTAAAGTTGTTTCATTTTTATTGTGTTTAACATTGTTTATCTGTCTTTAGAGTTGAGCTTATCTATTAGGcaatttattttgattctttctggtggtttcgttttatgtttttttttttgggaactCTTAATTGTTATAATTGATTTTTCTGTCTTAATGTGAATTTCAGTAACATTTTTCTTTAACTCTTTTACTTTAGGTTAAAGGATACATGGGAGACGCGGAACTAGGGAAAGCCTTAGAGGGATCAGATGTTGTGATCATTCCAGCTGGAGTGCCAAGAAAGCCTGGAATGACCCGCGATGATCTCTTCAACATCAATGCTGGAATTGTCAAGGGTCTTTGTGAAGCAATTGCTAAGTACTGCCCCAATGTGAGTTTTTAGGTCCATGTAAAACATTCCACTTTTATGGTGCATGGTTTGGCTATTTTGATGTTTGATTGATTTATGTTTTATTGGATTTGATGGCCTATGAATGACAATTTGCTAATTGATTTATGGAACAGGCACTTGTTAATATGATTAGCAACCCTGTTAATTCAACAGTGCCTATTGCTTCAGAGGTTTTCAAGAAGGCTGGAACCTATGATCCCAAAAGATTGTTTGGTGTAACCACCCTTGATGTGGTTAGGGCCAAGACTTTCTATGCTGGGAAGGCTAAAGTGCCAGTTGCAGGTTCTCTTAAGCAACACTTGTtggttaattttttcaattgttaTATCTATACATATCAGTTATTGATATCCgaacagtttattttatttcccaaaaaagagagagaacgTCATGCATGGATATAAATCTCAGTTGCGGGTTATGGAAACAAGCCTATAACGGCTGTAACATAATATGGCCTATTGCTAGGcagatttttcaaaaatatttgcaAATCATAGAATGAAGAGATGTTTAAGGATATGAGTACAATTATGATACATA
The genomic region above belongs to Manihot esculenta cultivar AM560-2 chromosome 3, M.esculenta_v8, whole genome shotgun sequence and contains:
- the LOC110611797 gene encoding malate dehydrogenase, mitochondrial, producing MSSLFRSVKTLKNSSSHLLRRGYGSEAVPERKVAVLGAAGGIGQPLALLMKLNPLVSNLALYDIANTPGVAADVSHINTRSEVKGYMGDAELGKALEGSDVVIIPAGVPRKPGMTRDDLFNINAGIVKGLCEAIAKYCPNALVNMISNPVNSTVPIASEVFKKAGTYDPKRLFGVTTLDVVRAKTFYAGKAKVPVAGVNVPVVGGHAGITILPLFSQATPKANLPDEEIQALTKRTQDGGTEVVEAKAGKGSATLSMAYAGAIFADACLKGLNGVPDVVECTFVQSNVTELPFFASKVRLGKNGVEEVLGLGALSDYEKEGLEKLKPELLASIEKGIKFANQ